In Mytilus edulis chromosome 6, xbMytEdul2.2, whole genome shotgun sequence, the following proteins share a genomic window:
- the LOC139526656 gene encoding putative leucine-rich repeat-containing protein DDB_G0290503, producing the protein MCGVNGASPYVNNSSISSDMHVTGYGNVSTVENFNDSSIARKRNLSNQDPYYTDNPNSEIKRLKHMTTPEPKGQLDMPQNRLEHLILQLSSNLCNVSEKLERRIDELENNFEQRITDKLTDKISNLIDTKIQKELNTVRTEVKTDMNNMQDKINSLEKTVRENTGVIERNESTCKNKLVIKNLKYDESEKDNNQVTINKIHELFKDGLALANIQVESVTRKESKGQYPGVVICEIKSPEDKTRIFKKKNKLKDNRKYSNVYIENDKSVETRNLQASLRTVLKEIGKEKDYKIVGNRLIKKL; encoded by the coding sequence ATGTGTGGAGTTAATGGAGCGAGTCCATATGTAAACAACAGTTCAATATCTAGTGACATGCATGTAACTGGCTATGGTAACGTAAGTACTGTTGAAAACTTTAACGATTCGTCAATTGCAAGAAAAAGAAATCTATCAAACCAAGATCCTTATTATACAGACAAtccaaatagtgaaataaaaaggcTTAAACATATGACAACCCCAGAACCCAAGGGTCAACTCGATATGCCACAGAATAGGCTTGAACATTTAATTCTACAGCTGTCATCAAATTTATGTAACGTCAGTGAAAAATTAGAACGTAGAAttgatgaacttgaaaataaCTTTGAACAAAGAATCACTGATAAATTGACTGACAAGATTTCCAATTTAATAGACaccaaaatacaaaaagaacTTAACACTGTACGTACTGAGGTTAAAACAGACATGAATAATATGCAAGACAAAATTAACTCACTAGAGAAGACTGTGCGTGAGAACACTGGTGTCATAGAGAGAAATGAAAGTACATGCAAAAATAAATTGGTGATTAAAAACTTGAAATATGATGAAAGTGAAAAAGACAATAATCAGGTAACAATAAATAAAATCCATGAGTTATTTAAAGACGGATTAGCCCTGGCAAATATTCAAGTTGAATCAGTGACGAGAAAAGAGTCAAAAGGTCAATACCCAGGTGTCGTGATCTGTGAAATAAAAAGTCCCGAAGATAAAACACGcatttttaagaaaaagaatAAACTAAAAGACAACCGAAAATACTCTAATGTCTATATCGAGAACGACAAATCAGTTGAAACAAGGAACCTCCAAGCTAGTCTAAGGACAGTCCTGAAGGAAATAGGAAAagaaaaagattacaaaattgtCGGTAACCGCCTTATTAAGAAACTATAG
- the LOC139526657 gene encoding uncharacterized protein translates to MDKLKAVRGGHRSAVTRQIHKTDEKINEGEITRREIHSAIENLERKHELLQKLDAEILDSLDAESAEQEIFDADEFNQHIDINIRRYKECDLEFRSSTPQDSVSQLTSSIVQNTSTTHSSSNNFNQNTNQHMQTSTSANSQGEYEINRDPPLNETYKFYHKLPKLDLPTFSGDLLLWQTFWESYETTVHTNPSLTNVQRFTYLKVQLHGEAESCISGLSLTQANYEQAISLLQARYGQQGIIINAHMQKLVDLPNPTMSLNSLRTFYDKVETSIRGLESLGQCQTNVGTVLTPIIFRKLPPELRTTLTREHDTSTWTIDLLRKAIGKELRAQQAGHAMNTDNLTPTASFVTKATMKGNYRQVNRVHTNSRNNTESNKPKPCIFCNKSHSAVDCSEIKD, encoded by the coding sequence ATGGATAAGCTGAAAGCAGTGAGAGGAGGCCACAGAAGCGCCGTAACCAGACAGATTCACAAAACTGACGAGAAAATCAACGAAGGAGAGATCACCCGACGGGAAATTCATAGTGCCATTGAAAACCTTGAACGGAAACATGAACTTTTGCAGAAACTAGACGCTGAAATATTGGATTCCTTGGATGCAGAAAGTGCGGAACAGGAAATTTTTGATGCAGACGAATTTAATCAGCATATAGACATTAATATTCGCCGCTACAAAGAATGTGATTTGGAGTTTAGATCAAGTACACCTCAGGACTCGGTGAGTCAATTAACCTCAAGTATCGTACAAAATACTAGTACAACGCATTCATCTTCAAATAATTTCAATCAGAATACAAATCAGCACATGCAAACATCGACAAGTGCAAACTCACAAGGAGAATATGAGATCAACAGAGATCCGCCATTAAATGAAACTTATAAGTTCTATCACAAACTTCCAAAACTAGATTTGCCGACTTTTTCGGGAGATTTACTTCTATGGCAAACTTTCTGGGAATCGTACGAAACTACTGTCCATACAAACCCATCATTGACAAACGTACAACGTTTCACATACTTGAAGGTCCAGCTTCACGGAGAAGCGGAAAGTTGCATATCGGGATTGTCACTTACACAAGCAAACTATGAGCAAGCAATTTCATTACTACAAGCGCGATATGGTCAACAAGGAATCATTATTAATGCACATATGCAAAAACTAGTCGATTTGCCAAACCCCACAATGTCATTAAACAGTCTCAGAACATTCTATGACAAAGTTGAAACTAGTATTAGAGGCCTAGAATCGCTAGGACAGTGTCAAACAAATGTTGGAACAGTACTTACACCCATCATCTTTAGAAAACTACCACCGGAATTGAGAACTACATTGACAAGAGAGCATGATACAAGTACATGGACCATAGACTTACTACGGAAGGCTATAGGTAAGGAGCTGCGCGCTCAACAAGCTGGCCACGCTATGAACACAGATAATTTAACCCCTACCGCATCGTTTGTAACAAAGGCTACAATGAAAGGAAATTATAGACAAGTCAACAGAGTACACACAAACTCCAGGAACAACACTGAATCGAATAAACCCAAGCCATGCATATTTTGCAACAAATCCCATTCAGCTGTTGATTGCTCAGAGATTAAAGATTAG